The following proteins are encoded in a genomic region of Arachis ipaensis cultivar K30076 chromosome B02, Araip1.1, whole genome shotgun sequence:
- the LOC107627263 gene encoding peptidyl-prolyl cis-trans isomerase FKBP16-3, chloroplastic-like, with translation MTYNITTFDLGYDMPTMAASLSSLLLPLGSTCKSLGCNPQGIAADRLRCLVPQYQRSVVKAKASDTTECAAMVNSSSRRDFLGLTLGVSSLFVGSLEGKGAGLPPEDKPKLCDEACEKELENVW, from the exons ATGACATATAATATTACAACCTTCGACCTTGGATATGATATGCCAACAATGGCtgcttctctctcctctctactTCTTCCACTAG GTTCTACTTGTAAAAGTTTGGGCTGCAATCCTCAAGGCATTGCTGCTGACAGGCTTCGATGCTTGGTTCCGCAATACCAAAGATCGGTGGTAAAAGCAAAGGCCTCAGATACAACTGAATGTGCTGCTATGGTTAATAGCAGTTCACGCAGAGACTTTCTTGGATTGACTTTGGGAGTCTCAAGCCTCTTTGTTGGTTCATTGGAAGGCAAAGGAGCTGGTTTGCCCCCAGAAGATAAGCCGAAACTATGTGATGAAGCTTGTGAGAAGGAGCTTGAAAATGTATGGTGA